The segment ATGTCGCCTGCTACCCGTCGGAGGGTGAACCGACCATGAACCGGCTAGGCGAAGAACGGGTTGAAATTCGGCTGGATGCCCCGGTTTCGTCAGGACGGTGGCGGATCAATTGCACCTCGATGGGGCCGAATGGCCGGTGGCGCTGGTTCGGAATGCTTTATACCGTTCCGTGATAAATTGTTGAAAATGAATAGTAAAATAACGCCATGGGTTTTACGAACCTGTGGCGTTTTTTCTGATCATTTTGGACGCTTGCACGGGATCAACGGAGAAGGTAGGTTAACCACACTTCTTCAACGTAAATAGTTGGTAACCACAGTGCTAGCAGGAAAAAATATCCTTCTGATCATCTCGGGCGGCATTGCTGCCTATAAGGTTCTTGAGGTGATCCGACGCTTGCGCGACCGGGAGATCAATATCCGAGCGATCCTGACCAAAGGCGGTGCGGAATTCGTAACCCCGCTTTCGGTGGCCGCCCTGACCGAGAACAAGGTTTATCAGGATCTTTTTTCCCTGACCGATGAGGCCGAAATGGGCCATATCCGCCTGTCGCGTGAGGCTGACCTTGTGCTGGTCGCCCCGGCAAGTGCGGATATTCTTGCCAAAATGGCGACTGGACAGGCGGGCGATCTGGCGACGACGGCCCTGCTTGCGACCAACAAGCCGGTGATGGTTGTACCGGCGATGAATGTCGAAATGTGGAATCACGCAGCAACACAGGCAAATATCGCGACTCTTGAAGGACGCGGTGTAATGCGGGTTGGTCCGGCGACGGGTGATTTGGCATGCGGTGAAACCGGATCGGGCCGTCTGGCGGAACCTGCCGAAATTATTGCGGCGGTTGTTGATTTTCTGGAAGGTCAGCCAGCCAGAAAGCCGCTTGCTGGGAGAAAGGCAGTTGTGACCAGCGGTCCGACACACGAAGCGATTGATCCGGTGCGATACATCGCCAACCGGTCGTCGGGCAAGCAGGGTCATGCAATAGCCGCGGCACTTGCTGTTGCTGGAGCCGATGTGACGCTGGTGAGCGGACCGGTCAGCTTGCCTGATCCGACGGGGGTCAAGGTTGTGCGGATCGAAACGGCCCGGCAGATGCTGGATGCTGTGCAGGCTGCGTTGCCTGCCGATATTGCGGTATGTGCCGCCGCGGTTGCCGATTGGCGTGTGGCCGCAGAAGCCGGTCAAAAACTAAAAAAAGATGGGTCGGGTGTAATTCCGGACCTGAAGCTTTCGGAAAATCCGGATATTTTGGCAACCATCAGCCAGAAAGGGCCAAAACGCCCGGATTTGGTTGTTGGTTTTGCAGCCGAAACAGAAAATGTCATCGAACATGCCCGCGCCAAGCGGGCGCGCAAGGGATGCGACTGGATTCTTGCCAATGATGTGGCACCGAGTGCGGGCACCTTTGGTGGTGATCACAATGAAGTTTTCCTGATTTCCGGCGCGGATGGTGCCAGTGACGAGGTCTGGCCCCGGCAGGGCAAGGCCGGTGTCGCACGTGCGCTTGTGCAACGGATTTCCCGGCATTTTGCCTGATTTGAATAGTTTGATAACCCGCTGCATGTCCAAGGCGTGCAGCCAGAAATATGAAGACAAGGAACTTTTATGACGCGTTTGACTGTCGATCTGAAACAGTTGCCCCATGGTGCAGATTTCCAGCTGCCTGACTATGCCACCGCACAGTCGGCGGCCGTCGATCTGCAGGCGGCGATTGACGATACGCTTGTGATCGCGCCGGGTAAACGGGCCATGGTCGAAACCGGAATCGCGATTGCCCTGCCAGCCGGGTTTGAAGCGCAAGTTCGTCCGCGTTCGGGGTTGGCGGCGAAGAACGGTGTGACGGTTCTTAATAGCCCGGGAACGATTGACGCTGATTACCGCGGCGAAATCAAAGTGATCCTGATCAATCATGGGGATGAGGCATTTACCATCGAACGTGGTATGCGCATTGCCCAGCTTGTGGTCGCGCCGGTGACGCAGGTGGCATGGAATGCGGTTGCCGATCTGGATGAAACGGCGCGTGGTGCCGGTGGTTTCGGATCGACCGGTGTTGCCGCACCGGTAGGTAAAACGGACTGATTACCGTTAAAGGCAGCAGCAATATCACCGAGGAATATGGGTCGGTTGGTGATGTTGCTGCCTTGTGAACTCTGAAAATGGCTGGTCCCGGTACTTCCGGGGGGATCGACGGGACCGCAAGGGGAGTATGAAAGAAACGATGTTAAAACTGTCAAAGAAGATGCTGTTTGCCATCGAGGCGGTGGTGGACATTGCCTATAACGCCGCAGGTGAGCCAGTGCAAAGCCGTGACATCACCGCGCGCCAGGGTATTCCGAAACGCTATCTTGAACAGACTTTGCAGCAGCTGGTGCGTGCCGACATTCTTGTCGGTGTGCGTGGTCCGCGTGGCGGCTATCGTCTGGCACGTGAACGTCGTCGTATCACCCTTGCCGATATCGTGTCGGTCATCCGGTCGATGGAAACATCCGATGACCCGATCGAGGATCCGGCAGGATCTCCGTTGGGTAAGGAAGTCGTGCGCCCGCTTTGGCGTGAATTACAGGACGAAATGATGGTGTCGCTGACCCGGATCACGGTCGAAGATTTATGTAATAGAGCACGTGACGCTGGTCTGCGAAGCGGGATCGAGGAATCCCCGGATTTCATCATTTAATCGTCGGAACAGGCTGCGGATTGTTGTATCGTTAAACCACAAGAATCCGCTGCGGTTCACATCTGATACACAGGCATCAGGAAACCAGCCCAACCGGGATTTACGTAAAAACTGTTTAAACCCGATTGACTTGGGTGTTAAACGGGATAAATACAAAATCAGAATGTGGTTGGTTTTAAATTACAAGAAATTGCGAGGAAAACATGACTGAGTTTCGCGGCAAGATTTACGACAGCATCATCGACACCATCGGTGCGACGCCGCTGGTTCGTCTTTCACGTCTGGCGGCGGCCGAGGGTGTGAAGGCAGACCTGATTGGCAAGCTTGAATTCTTCAACCCGCTGGCCTCGGTCAAAGATCGTATCGGTCTCGCAATGATCGAGGATGCCGAAAAATCAGGACGCATCAAACCTGGTGCGACGCTGGTTGAACCGACTTCAGGTAATACCGGTATTGCGCTAGCTTTCGTGGCGGCGGCCAAGGGTTATAAACTGATCCTGACCATGCCTGAAAGCATGTCGCTGGAACGCCGCAAGATGCTGATGCTTCTGGGCGCGCAGATCGACCTGACCCCGGCTGCCAAGGGCATGAAGGGGGCGGTTGCCCGTGCCGAGGAACTGGTTGCCGAGATTGATGGCGCGATCATGCTTCAGCAGTTTGAAAACCCGGCAAACCCGGAAATTCATCGCAATACCACTGCCGAGGAAATCATCAAGGATACCGCCGGCAAGATCGATATCTTTGTTGCCGGTGTCGGTACCGGCGGGACATTGACCGGTGTTGGTGAAGTCCTGAAAAAGCATAACCCGAATATCCAGATTGTTGCGGTTGAACCGGAAGACAGCCCGGTTATTTCCGGTGGTGCACCGGGCCCGCATAAAATCCAGGGCATTGGTGCCGGTTTCATTCCGGGCAACCTTCATACCGATGTGATCGACAAGGTCATGACGATCGGAAACGAAACAGCCTTTGCCACTGCGCGCAAACTCGCAAGCATTGAAGGCCTGCCGACCGGCATTTCGTCCGGCGCGGCTGTTGCCGCTGGTATCGAGTTGGGTCAGTTGCCGGAAAACGAAGGCAAGCGCATTGTGGTTATCATCCCGAGCTTTGCCGAGCGTTACCTGTCGACCCCGCTGTTCGAAGGTCTGCAGTAATTCGGTTTTGCTGACCGAGTATCTTGTAAAAAAGGCCCGGAATTTTCCGGGCCTTTCTTGTCTGTGGCATGCGCGCTATATGCAATGGCAGATCGTTTGGACCGAATGAAAGAAACCGCCTGTGAGTGATTTTGATTTCAGCGAAAATGAAGTGCAGCGTTATGCCCGGCATATCGTCCTGAAGGATGTTGGCGGCACAGGCCAAATGAAGCTGAAGCGCGGGCGGGTTTTGATTGTGGGCGCAGGCGGACTTGGATCGCCCTTGGCGATGTATCTGGCGGCAGCCGGGGTCGGTACCATCGGGATCGTCGATGCCGATAGGGTCGAACTTTCCAATCTGCAGCGTCAGATCGCGCATGGTATGAAAGACTTGGGCTCGCCCAAGGTCGAAAGTGCCAAGTCGACCATGCTTGATATGAACCCGGAAATCAGTGTGCAGACGCATAATGTGCGGCTTGATGCGTCCAATGTTATGGACCTGATTGCGGGTTATGATGTGATTGCCGATGGGTCGGACAATTTCGAAACACGATTCCTTCTAAACGATGCGTGCTATTTTGCGGGCAAAACGCTGGTATCGGGTGCGGCCCTCCGGTTTGACGGCCAGGTTGCGACATTCAAGGCGCATCAGGGCGATCCGCATCCCTGTTATCGCTGCATCTATCACAGTCCACCGCCCGAAGACGCCATTCCGTCCTGTGCCCAGGGCGGTGTCCTGGGCTCGGTCGTGGGAATGATTGGCGGGATTCAGGCAACCGAAATCCTCAAGGAATTGATGGGGATTGGCGATGGTCTGTCCGGCAGGCTTGTGATTGTCGATGCACTTGGTGCATCCTTCCGAAAGATCAAAGTCCCGCGTGATCCGGGCTGCCCGCTTTGTTCCGAAAATGCCAGCATCAAGGACCTGTCCATTCATGAGCACTGAAAACGCCAACCAGTCCGAAAGCCCGAAGAAACTGTCGCTGGTGGTGTTTTCCGGCAGCTTTGAAAAGGTTCATTACGCACTCGTAATGGCATCGGCAGCACTTGCATCCGGGCGCGAGGCAACCCTGTTTTTTACGATGGAAGCCAGTCGCGCCGTGTTGGCCCCTTCGGGCTGGCGTCACTTGCGGACCGAGGCCGAAGGGGCAACGGCTACCTCGATTGATCTCAGCTATTCCACACGCGGCATCGGCACGTTCGAGGAACTGCTGTCGGCCTGTGTGGCGCTGGATGGTAAGTTCATGGTTTGCGACATGGGCCTTCGCGCGCTTGGTCTGGAAAACGAAGCAAAGCGTGAAGAGCTCAAAATCGAGACGGGCGGCGTGGTAACGTTCCTTAATGACGCCCGTCAACAGGGCGAAATGCTTTTTATCTAAGAAACATTGATGAATTCAGTTGGTGCTTGTTAGTAGCTTGATGCCAAGTCCGGCAAGGCACAATCCCACACCACGTTCGATCCAGATTTTGATGGCTGCGATGCGCGCTTGCACCGAAGGCAATGTCAACGCAACCGCGACCAGCGCAAACCAGATCATGTGGCATGCTGCGATATAAAAACCGTATCCGATCTCCATCAAAACCGGTGTATCGGGAGAAATGACCTGACTGAACAACGAAACGATGAACAGCATCGTCTTGGGGTTCAGGGCATTGCAGACAAAACCGACCCAGAACGCGGATCCATTCCGTTTATGATTCGCTTTCGGCTTGTTGATGTTTTTGTTTGCCATTTGAGTCTGAATTTCGGTTGGATTTTTCGCCAATAAGGCCCGTATATCCGGCCAAAGTGCCGATATTCCCAGCCATATCAGATAGGCAGCACCCAGATAGCGTAAGCTGGTCAGAACCCAGACATTACTGGCAAACACAACGCCAAGCCCGATCAGCGTATAGGTAAGATGTACCGAAACACCGCTGCCGATCCCGATAGCGCACAACACACCAGCGCGACGACCACGTGCAAGTGCAATACGCGTCACCATGGCGAAATCCGGCCCGGGGCTGATAACGGCAAGAATGGTGATAATGGCGACGGCAATGACTTCGATCTGAGCAATGGCTGGCATGTTCGTGGTCCTTGATCTGTGAGATTATTCAGTATCAAATTGAAAAGATCGCCAGAAAATCGAAAATTCGTAGGAAATTTCGTGAGTAATATTCACAGAAAACGCAATCTGCCACCCCTTGCCGCTTTGCCCGCCTTTGAGGCAGCAGCGCGACACCAAAGCTTTTCGCGTGCTGCCGAGGAATTGCACCTGACGCACGGGGCGATCAGTCGCGCCGTGGCGCAGATCGAGGAACGGTTGGGTATTGATCTGTTTGTTCGTCGTAATCGGCGTGTCTGGTTAACTCAGGCAGGCGAAAGGCTTTTGAAGTCGGTGGCAACCGCACTGGACGGGCTTGATGGCGCTATCGAAGAAATTCACCGCCATGATAGTGCATCGCCGATCCTGTCGGTGTCGTGCGAGTCCAGCCTTGCCATGCGCTGGTTAATGCCAAGGCTGGGCGCGTTTCGCGAATCCAATCCTGACTTGAATATCGATCTACGGCTGGCTGGTGGCCCGGTTGATCTGCTGGTTGAGGGATGCGATGTGGCAATCCGGCGGGCTGATTTCGGTATCGGCGGGGATTACGAGGTAACGCGCCTTTGGCCGGAATTTGCCGGGCCGGTTTGTGACCCGGATTGTTGGGAAAACATTCTGGCTCGCGATTTGTCAAATGCCCGCTGGTTACACAGTCGCACGCGACCTGACGCCTGGGATGTCTGGAAACGGGCGAGTGGAAGCAATGCTAGCCCGGCAAGCGAGCAATATTTTGACCATTTCTTTTTTACGCTTCAGGCAGCCGCCAATCGTTTGGGGACCGCAATCGGGTCCTTGCCTCTGGTTTATGATGATCTGGTGGCAGGGCGGCTGATCGCCCCGCATGGTATGGCACCTACCGGCTATGATTACGTCCTGATCACGTTAGATAGACCGGGGCGCGACCCGCGGATTTTACGATTCTTTGACTGGTTGATGACTGAAGCCAAAGGGATTGAAGATGGCGCCGTGCCACAAGGCTGATTGATATCGCGGTGCCCGATTTGCCGTTGGCGGAACAATGCGCGAACAGTAGGCGTTTCGGTCTGTATATCAAACAGATTGAAACGCGAACTGGATATGGGCATGACCGACCTTCCCTATTTTGCAACGGCTGAGCGATATTTCGATATCGGCGTGATTGATATGGTTTTGCGGCTGTGTGCGGCAACCGTGATCGGAATGGTGATCGGCTTGAACCGTGATGTGAATGGCAAGCCGACCGGCATGCGCACATTGGCGCTGGTTGCGCTTGGCGCGGCTGTGGTGTCGGTTGTTGCGGTCCATTTTCAGGATCTGATCGATCATCCCGATGCGTTATCGCGCGTCGTGCAGGGGATTTTGCAAGGCGTTCTGACCGGGATCGGCTTTATCGGGGCGGGTGTGATCCTGCGCCAGCCAAAAGACATGTCGGTTAGCGGCCTGACAACGGCGGCCACCGTCTGGATCACGGCTGCCCTTGGTATCGCATGTGCTCTGGCGGCTTGGCATGTGGTGGTGATTGCGACGGTCCTGACGCTGATTGTCCTGATCGCCTTGAAACCGTTCGAACTTATGCTGGTTCGCCTTCTGGGCAACGAGCAAACCGTCGAGGATATCAAGGAAGACAAACAGGGATAGTCGGGTTTGATCAGAAATCCTCTCCCTCGCGGAAGGCGGCAAGATCGTCGATCCGTCGATAGGGTAAAAGCGTTTGCAGTTCTTCTGCCGGGGTGCCGGTCATCAGGTCGTGCAAATGTTCCGAAAGCACTTTACCGACCTTGCGTTGTGGCTGGTAGTAATAGGCGAGCTTCTGTCTGGACAGCATGCGAAACGGCATGCCGCCAAAACCGACAATACCGATCCCGTCCCGTATCGTGTCCATGCCCAGTTCCAGCAATGCCTCCAGCGCACCAATCATGGTCATCTGGCTGGCGCACACCACGGCGGTTGCATCGCGCTGATTGGTAAGCAGGCGGATAGTGGCTTCGCGCGCGGCACGGACGGACACGTCCGATGTCATCCAGATCAGGCTTTCTGGATCAAGTCCTGCCTCGATCATCGCGCGCCGCGCACCGCGTTTGCGATAGCCAAAAAAAGTCAGATCTTCGGGCGGATCAATCATGCCGATTTTGCGATGGCCATCATCAATCAGGCGTTTGACCGCATCATAAGCCGCTTGTTCATCGTCATGATCGACAAAGGCATGCGGGGTTAAAAGTTCCGTCCGGCCAAAACTGACAAAGGGAAAGTCATGTTGCAGGCAGTATTTGGCGCGGCTGTCCTGCAGGGTCGTGCGCGAAAATACAACTGCGTCGGCCATATGCTGCGTATGAACGCGACGTACGGGTTCAAGCGGGTCTTCACTACTGGTCTGGGCAAGAACGACCAATGAGTAATGATCGGCCTCCAGCCCCTTGGCGAGGCTTTCAACCTGAGCCAGAAAACCCGGGTCGCCGTAATCGCCGACTTCCGGGGAATACAGGATAGAACAGACCTGCATCGTCTTGCCAGTGCGCAGCATGACGCCGCGGGCATCGGGATGGTAGCCGATTTCGGTCGCCGCGGCTTTGACGCGGGCGACCGTATCGGGTTTGACCTCCGGCCCGTCTTTCAATGCACGCGAGACCGTCGTGACCGACAGGCCAAGACGATCGGCGATGGTGCGAAGGTTCGGGCGGGTGGCTGACATATACAGGTCCGTTCATTTATTCTTTGGCGGACAATCTAATCGCCCGTTTGCGGTTAAGGCAATGCGTTGCTTTCGATCACGCGACGCATGAAGTCATAGGATGCCTTCGGCGTGCGTTTGAGTGTGTCGTAATCGACATGCACCAACCCGAACCGTTTTTCATAGCCGTAGGCCCATTCGAAATTATCCAGCAACGACCAGGGCATGTATCCCTGCACATTTGCGCCTTCTTCCACCGCCCGCAAAAGGGCCGAAAGATACTCGTGGTAATAGGCAATGCGGTCCTGATCGTCGATATAACCATTATGGCCGGGAACGTCCGTGAAGGCACCGCCATTTTCGGTCACGAAAACCGGCGGGTTGCCATAGTTTTCCTGCAGGATTTTCATGGTGCGATAGAAGCAGTCACCGTCAATCGCCCATCCCATTTCCGTACGGCGGAAATATCTCGGCGGTTCGGCATGTTTGAATGGCCATGCGCGCCCTTCGGCGGCTTCGATATAGCTCGGGAAATACTGGTTCAGCCCCTGAAAATCGACTTTGGTCTTGACCGCTTCAAGGTCACCATCCTGAATGTGCGGTTCCATTCGATCAATGATCAGCTCGGGATATCGACCGTAATAAACCGGATCAAGAAAGATGCCGTTCCATTTGGCCTCGAACAGATCGATTAGGTGGGCATCCTGTTCGCGCCGATGCGGCAGCGTATAGGCCTTGTGCATCGGCAAAACGAATCCGACTGGTACATCCGAAGAGTGATGCTTGATCACGCGGGTCGCACGGGCATGGCACATATTCAGATGGTGGGCGGCCCGCATTGCCGCGCGCGGGTCGGTAATTCCCGGTGCGTGGCGGCCTTCTTCGTGGCCAACCCACGCCACAACGTTGGGTTCGTTAAACGTAACCCATGATTTGACCCGGTCGCCAAATCGCGTCACCAGCAACTCGGTATAGTCGCCAAACCAATCGACAATGTCGCGATTGGTCCAACCGCCGCGGTCCTGCAATGCCTGCGGCAGGTCCCAGTGATACAGGCATAACCAGGGATCAAGGCCGCGTTCGCACATGCCGTCAATTAACCGGTCGTAAAATGCCATGCCGGTTTCATTGACTTTGCCCGTGCCGTTCGGAATGACACGCGGCCACATCACCGAAAATCGATAATGTTTGGCACCAAGCCCCCTGATCAGGTCAAGATCTTCGGCCCAGCGATGATAATGGTCGCAGGCGACACTGCCGTTATCGCCATTGGCAACCCGGCCGGGTGTTGCACAGTAGGTATCCCAGATGCTGTCGCCGCGCCCGTCGTCGCTCGCGCCGCCTTCAATCTGATAGCTTGAGGTCGAGACACCCCAGCGGAAACCGTTGGGAAAAGGTTTGGTCATGGTTGTTTCCTTGCCCTGTCGCGGATCGCATTCGTTGGCAGATCCAAAATCGTAACGTTTCGGAAATTTCGGCAAAAAAATAATGCCGAATTGATTTCGCCTTATTATGGCCGGGTTTTGTTGATTGACAAGAGTGAATAAAGCGCCTATCAAAAAAATCGAAACGTTACGAATTTTCGACCATCAAGAAGTCGGGCGCGAACGTATCCATTAGGGAGGACATCCGTTATGAAGAAATTTTCAAAGGTCGCAGCACTCGCGACATTTCTGAGCGCCGGTGTTTCTGTCGGTGCGCTTCACGCCCAGACAGCCGAAGTTCTGCACTGGTGGACCTCGGGCAGCGAGCAGGCTGCCTTGGGCGAAATTCGTGCGGCTTTCGAGGCGCAGGGCGGCAAATGGGTCGATACACCGATTGCCGGTGGCGGCAATGCCCGCGCGGCTGCGGTCAACCGCATGCTGGGCGGCGATCCGGCGACTGTTTTCCAGTTTTCCATCGGGCAGCAATTGCGTGAACTGGCCGACCAGGGGCTTTTGGCCGATGTGAATGCGGTGGCCGAGGAAGAAAACTGGGATGAAAAGCTGCCGCCGCTGATCGTTCAGGCGGCAAAATATGATGGTGATTACATCGCGGCGCCGATCAACATCCACGGTGAAAACTGGATGTTTTACAATACCGAAGCGCTTGAAAAAGCCGGGATCGAGGTGCCAAAAAGCTGGCCGGAATTTATTGATGCGGCCAAAAAGCTTGAAGATGCGGGCATTGTCCCGATCGGTCTTGGCGGGCAGCCGTGGCAGGAACGTATCCTGTTTAACAGTGTCCTTCTGGGTGTTGGCGGACGTGAATTTTACGCCCAGCTATACAGCACGCTGGATAATGAACTTTTGGCATCCGACACCATGCGCAAGGTGTTTGAAACCTTTGCAGCGCTTAAACCCTTTGTCGATGAAGCAAGCCCGGGCCGGAACTGGAACGAGGCGACCAATATGGTCATTCGCGGCGATGCGGCGTTTCAGTTTATGGGCGACTGGGCCAAAGGTGAAATCATTGCTGCCGGGGTCGAACCGGGTACAACGGTTGGCTGCGCCTTCGCCCCGGCTATTGATACCGCCTATATCATGACGGTTGATGCCTTTGCCTTTTCCGCCATGGACGGTGACGAAGCCCAGGCTGCCCAGCAAAAGATGGCCGAGGTCATGCTTGAACCCGATGTTCAGATTGCCTTTAACAAGAAAAAGGGCTCGATCCCTGCCCTTCTTGACGTGTCGGGTGACAGTTTCGATGCCTGTGCACAAAAAGCCATGGCAACATTGCAGGACAAGAAAACCCATCTGGTCAGTACCGGACTGTTTGGCGTTCCCAGTGCCGTTTCCGGGGCAATTGATGACAGTATCTCCAATTTCTGGAACAGTGCTGACATGAGCCCGGAACAGGGACAGGAAGAATTCCGTCAGGCGATTTCCTACGCCAAATAAGGCAGATGGAATGACACGACTTTGCAGGTGCGCCGCTGCCTCATGCAGCGGCGCCTTTACAAAGAAGCGAGATTATTCATGGCCGAACCGGCACAGGGTGCGTTGAAGACTTCGCACGACGGCAGATGGCGCTGGCGTCCGCAATGGACGGCAAAAATGGCGCTGATTCCTGCCATGACGATTACCATCGTCTGTTTCTATGGTTTTATCATCTGGACCTTTGTGATCTCGCTGACGCGTTCGCGTTTGTTACCGGTTTATAAATTTACTGGGTTTGATCAATATGTGCGTCTGTTTGCTAATGAACGCTGGTGGACGGCGATGCAGAATATCGCCATCCACGGCTTCCTGTTTATCGGTGGATGTATTGTTTTCGGCTATTTGCTGGCGATCCTGATTGATCGCGGGGTCAAGGCCGAAGGCATGTTTCGCACGGTTTTCATGCTGCCGCTTTCGATGTCTTTCATCGTTACCGGTGTCATCTGGCAATGGGTGATGAATCCGGGGCTGGGTCTTCAGGATGCAGTGCGCGAACTGGGCTGGACCACGTTTGAATTCAACTGGATTGTGCGACAGGACCGGTCGATTTATACGCTGGCAATTGCTGGGATCTGGCAACAGGTCGGGCTGTGCATGGCACTGTTTTTGGCGGGGTTGCGTAATGTCGACCCCAATATCTGGAAAGCATCCCGGGTGGATGGCATCCCGGTCTGGCGGGTCTATCTGCATGTGATTACGCCGATGATGCGGACCGTGTTTTTTACGGTCTTTATCCTGATGAGCGCGATTGTCATGAAAGCCTTTGACCTTGTTGTCGCCCTGACGGGTGGTGGTCCGGGCTTTTCATCGGATTTGCCGGCGAAATTTGTGGTCGATCATATCCTGAACCGGCAGGAACTGGGCCTTGGCGCGGCAGGTGCGTTTGTTTTGCTTTGTACCGTGATCGCAGTCATTTCGCCCTATATCCATTTTGAATTGCGCAAAGCACGCGACGGCGGAGGGCATTGACCATGCGATATAACCGTGTTGCGCTTTACGCGATGCTGGGGATCGCGGCCCTGATGATTTTGGCGCCGGTCTTCATCATGGTTTCGACGTCGCTGAAATCGATGGATGAAATCCGCGACGGCAGTATCTTTACTCTGCCGGCAGAACCAAATTTTGACGCATGGGGCGAGGCATGGTTTGGCGATTGTACCCAGACTGTGGGTGAGGATTGCGGTGGTTTGTCATCGTCTTTCCTGACATCGGTCAAAATCGTCATTCCGGCCCTGTTTTTATCGGTCGGGCTTGGTGCGGTGACGGGTTATGCCCTGGCAGCGTGGAAGATGCGCGGCGCCAATCTGATGTTTGCCGCCCTTCTGATCGGCATGTTCATCCCGCCTCAGGTCACACTTTATCCCCTGATCATCATGGTGCGTGAATTGGGGATATTTGGCTCAATTCCGGGACTTGTTCTGGTGCATGTCATCTGGGGTGTCGCCTTTACCACCATGATGTTTCGAAACTTTTTCAAAACCGTTCCGCAGGATCTGCTGAAAGCCGCCCGGATTGACGGGGCGGGATTCTGGCCCTTGTTCTGGCATGTGATGTTGCCCCTGTCGTTGCCGATCCTAGGCGTCGCGATGATTTTGCAATTCACATACATCTGGAACGATTTTCTGCTGGGCCTGACCTTTGGCGGGCGATCCGGACAGCCGATGAC is part of the Thalassospira lucentensis genome and harbors:
- the coaBC gene encoding bifunctional phosphopantothenoylcysteine decarboxylase/phosphopantothenate--cysteine ligase CoaBC, which codes for MLAGKNILLIISGGIAAYKVLEVIRRLRDREINIRAILTKGGAEFVTPLSVAALTENKVYQDLFSLTDEAEMGHIRLSREADLVLVAPASADILAKMATGQAGDLATTALLATNKPVMVVPAMNVEMWNHAATQANIATLEGRGVMRVGPATGDLACGETGSGRLAEPAEIIAAVVDFLEGQPARKPLAGRKAVVTSGPTHEAIDPVRYIANRSSGKQGHAIAAALAVAGADVTLVSGPVSLPDPTGVKVVRIETARQMLDAVQAALPADIAVCAAAVADWRVAAEAGQKLKKDGSGVIPDLKLSENPDILATISQKGPKRPDLVVGFAAETENVIEHARAKRARKGCDWILANDVAPSAGTFGGDHNEVFLISGADGASDEVWPRQGKAGVARALVQRISRHFA
- a CDS encoding molybdopterin-synthase adenylyltransferase MoeB, which codes for MSDFDFSENEVQRYARHIVLKDVGGTGQMKLKRGRVLIVGAGGLGSPLAMYLAAAGVGTIGIVDADRVELSNLQRQIAHGMKDLGSPKVESAKSTMLDMNPEISVQTHNVRLDASNVMDLIAGYDVIADGSDNFETRFLLNDACYFAGKTLVSGAALRFDGQVATFKAHQGDPHPCYRCIYHSPPPEDAIPSCAQGGVLGSVVGMIGGIQATEILKELMGIGDGLSGRLVIVDALGASFRKIKVPRDPGCPLCSENASIKDLSIHEH
- the cysK gene encoding cysteine synthase A, producing the protein MTEFRGKIYDSIIDTIGATPLVRLSRLAAAEGVKADLIGKLEFFNPLASVKDRIGLAMIEDAEKSGRIKPGATLVEPTSGNTGIALAFVAAAKGYKLILTMPESMSLERRKMLMLLGAQIDLTPAAKGMKGAVARAEELVAEIDGAIMLQQFENPANPEIHRNTTAEEIIKDTAGKIDIFVAGVGTGGTLTGVGEVLKKHNPNIQIVAVEPEDSPVISGGAPGPHKIQGIGAGFIPGNLHTDVIDKVMTIGNETAFATARKLASIEGLPTGISSGAAVAAGIELGQLPENEGKRIVVIIPSFAERYLSTPLFEGLQ
- a CDS encoding LysR substrate-binding domain-containing protein, whose protein sequence is MSNIHRKRNLPPLAALPAFEAAARHQSFSRAAEELHLTHGAISRAVAQIEERLGIDLFVRRNRRVWLTQAGERLLKSVATALDGLDGAIEEIHRHDSASPILSVSCESSLAMRWLMPRLGAFRESNPDLNIDLRLAGGPVDLLVEGCDVAIRRADFGIGGDYEVTRLWPEFAGPVCDPDCWENILARDLSNARWLHSRTRPDAWDVWKRASGSNASPASEQYFDHFFFTLQAAANRLGTAIGSLPLVYDDLVAGRLIAPHGMAPTGYDYVLITLDRPGRDPRILRFFDWLMTEAKGIEDGAVPQG
- a CDS encoding LysE family translocator, which translates into the protein MPAIAQIEVIAVAIITILAVISPGPDFAMVTRIALARGRRAGVLCAIGIGSGVSVHLTYTLIGLGVVFASNVWVLTSLRYLGAAYLIWLGISALWPDIRALLAKNPTEIQTQMANKNINKPKANHKRNGSAFWVGFVCNALNPKTMLFIVSLFSQVISPDTPVLMEIGYGFYIAACHMIWFALVAVALTLPSVQARIAAIKIWIERGVGLCLAGLGIKLLTSTN
- a CDS encoding DsrE family protein encodes the protein MSTENANQSESPKKLSLVVFSGSFEKVHYALVMASAALASGREATLFFTMEASRAVLAPSGWRHLRTEAEGATATSIDLSYSTRGIGTFEELLSACVALDGKFMVCDMGLRALGLENEAKREELKIETGGVVTFLNDARQQGEMLFI
- a CDS encoding MgtC/SapB family protein, whose protein sequence is MTDLPYFATAERYFDIGVIDMVLRLCAATVIGMVIGLNRDVNGKPTGMRTLALVALGAAVVSVVAVHFQDLIDHPDALSRVVQGILQGVLTGIGFIGAGVILRQPKDMSVSGLTTAATVWITAALGIACALAAWHVVVIATVLTLIVLIALKPFELMLVRLLGNEQTVEDIKEDKQG
- a CDS encoding RrF2 family transcriptional regulator, whose protein sequence is MLKLSKKMLFAIEAVVDIAYNAAGEPVQSRDITARQGIPKRYLEQTLQQLVRADILVGVRGPRGGYRLARERRRITLADIVSVIRSMETSDDPIEDPAGSPLGKEVVRPLWRELQDEMMVSLTRITVEDLCNRARDAGLRSGIEESPDFII
- the dut gene encoding dUTP diphosphatase is translated as MTRLTVDLKQLPHGADFQLPDYATAQSAAVDLQAAIDDTLVIAPGKRAMVETGIAIALPAGFEAQVRPRSGLAAKNGVTVLNSPGTIDADYRGEIKVILINHGDEAFTIERGMRIAQLVVAPVTQVAWNAVADLDETARGAGGFGSTGVAAPVGKTD